The Saccharopolyspora gloriosae genome window below encodes:
- a CDS encoding aminotransferase class I/II-fold pyridoxal phosphate-dependent enzyme, producing MDELTVQRDRARQDHAALAARELKLDLTRGKPSPQQLDLSAGLLESPEAAVSADGTDLRNYGGLQGLPELRAIFSDALQVPVEQLLAAGNSSLELMHDALVFALLGTLPGGQRRWVDEPQIAFLCPVPGYDRHFALCERLGIEMIPVPMTSDGPDMDVVERLAAEDPRVKGIWCVPKYSNPDGAVYSEDAVRRLAAMPTAAPDFRIFWDNAYAVHHLGDEPAAIADLLGLCAEHGNPDRAFVFGSTSKITFAGGGVAFFGSSPANVQWWLGCTAKRSIGPDKINQLRHVRFLRDADGLREHMRRHAAVIRPKFEAVDKILNAELGGTGLAEWTRPEGGYFITVRVPAGCARAVVAKAKEAGIALTPAGATHPRGDDPLDQVIRIAPTYPEQSELEVAIAGFATCVRLVGTEKLLAEHEG from the coding sequence ATCGACGAGCTGACCGTCCAGCGCGATCGCGCCCGCCAGGACCACGCGGCGCTGGCCGCGCGCGAGCTGAAACTGGATCTCACCAGGGGGAAGCCGTCGCCGCAGCAGCTCGACCTGTCCGCCGGCCTGCTGGAATCACCGGAAGCCGCGGTGTCCGCTGATGGCACCGACCTGCGCAACTACGGCGGGCTGCAGGGCCTGCCCGAACTGCGGGCGATCTTCAGCGACGCGTTGCAGGTGCCGGTGGAGCAGTTGCTGGCCGCGGGGAACTCCAGCCTGGAACTGATGCACGACGCCCTCGTGTTCGCGCTGCTCGGCACGCTGCCCGGCGGGCAGCGCCGCTGGGTGGACGAGCCGCAGATCGCGTTCCTGTGCCCCGTTCCCGGCTACGACCGGCACTTCGCGCTGTGCGAGCGGCTGGGCATCGAGATGATCCCGGTGCCGATGACCTCGGACGGCCCGGACATGGACGTCGTGGAGCGGCTCGCCGCCGAAGACCCGCGGGTGAAGGGCATCTGGTGCGTGCCCAAGTACAGCAACCCGGATGGCGCCGTCTACTCCGAGGACGCGGTGCGCCGATTGGCCGCCATGCCCACGGCCGCACCCGACTTCCGGATCTTCTGGGACAACGCCTACGCGGTGCACCACCTCGGCGATGAGCCTGCCGCGATCGCGGACCTGCTCGGGCTCTGCGCCGAGCACGGCAATCCGGACCGGGCGTTCGTGTTCGGCTCCACCTCGAAGATCACGTTCGCTGGCGGCGGGGTCGCCTTCTTCGGCAGCTCCCCGGCGAACGTCCAGTGGTGGCTGGGCTGCACCGCCAAGCGCAGCATCGGTCCCGACAAGATCAACCAGCTGCGGCACGTGCGGTTCCTCCGCGACGCGGACGGCCTCCGCGAGCACATGCGCCGACATGCGGCAGTGATCCGGCCCAAGTTCGAAGCGGTCGACAAGATCCTCAACGCCGAACTGGGCGGGACCGGCCTCGCCGAGTGGACCCGCCCGGAGGGCGGGTACTTCATCACCGTGCGCGTGCCCGCGGGCTGCGCCCGCGCGGTGGTCGCCAAGGCGAAGGAGGCCGGCATCGCCCTCACCCCGGCCGGCGCGACCCACCCCCGGGGCGACGACCCGCTCGACCAGGTGATCCGCATCGCGCCGACCTACCCGGAGCAGTCGGAGCTCGAGGTGGCCATCGCCGGTTTCGCGACGTGCGTGCGACTCGTCGGCACCGAGAAGCTGCTGGCCGAACACGAAGGCTGA
- a CDS encoding phosphodiester glycosidase family protein, producing the protein MRSRGLVVVVSGAVLAGLVTAPAGASAPLGPPPVEDVPAASAAEQGPVSVRPGTKRASGADGFETSRDTSTLAPGLTLTEFDRYEPEGWLRGDVLTADLAGSGLRPEYLSPGAASARAPLAEQLSGAIAGVNGDFFDIDASGAPLGAAMSDGELLSAPAAGHNDVAAVGGARAAGRLMQVFLAAELTRADGTVTPITDLNAPTIAPDGIGLYTPYWGDASRGSVVDGRAPVVEVEVAGDVVTQVRPAPAEGPVPGGAVRLLGVGGGAEALGSLRPGDRVDVHYRPREQGADVVVGGNKVLLRGGEVQQVDDVALHPRTAVGFSADGTRMWLVTIDGRQADSRGATERELAERLRALGAADAINLDGGGSSTLLARERGAAAAGVHNSPSDGELRPVPNGIGFSTAPGSGRLRGFRVEPSDGTRVLSGLTRRLTAHGHDETGAPVAADPAWSASPGGGRVDGGVLRAGRPGTSTVTASAPGGSGSAELTVLGRPVRISADTARVELPAEGARGRFQVLGHDADGFATWVEPADVRLEYDRRAVRIEPDGDGFAVTALSPSASSAVTARVGDQVTHLGVTTGSRPEPLAPLDGPAGWNATAFPASVRASLSEAPGRAGTPGLALDYALTGSTTTRAAYVNADAPLPLPPGTQRVGVWVNGDGNGAWLRGTVEDAAGVATTVDLARNVDWTGWRYVEAPLPTGTSGALRWQRLYAVEPDGARQYAGRLVFDELTARVAPDVAVPPNPRPRDPSVVQDATLPPAPGAARIAVVSDAQFTADDPDGPLVALARRSLREAVAARPDALVINGDLVDRGIAADFDLARQVIDSEVGGRVPWYYVPGNHEASGPGDLSEFTAEFGATHQVADVAGSRAVLLDSSAGSLLGGGFDQVRMLRSALDEASEDSRIHSVSVFLHHPPDDPGPGEASQLSDPKEADLITRWLADFERETGKSAALVSGHAGVFHSSTVDGVQVEVNGNSGKQPAAAPGDGGFTGWSLLRIDPSDRSGPVRWETRPHVDRLELAVPPVAVGADVPVEADVVQGDRVVPVRYPVSADWEGGRSVHVGRPDEAAPGSVAAFDPATGALTGLRPGRAELSVMINGVKKTTEFTVTRK; encoded by the coding sequence ATGCGGTCGCGCGGTCTTGTCGTGGTGGTGTCCGGGGCGGTGCTGGCGGGTTTGGTGACCGCGCCCGCGGGGGCGAGCGCACCGCTCGGACCGCCGCCGGTGGAGGACGTCCCCGCCGCTTCGGCTGCCGAGCAGGGACCGGTCAGCGTCCGCCCCGGAACGAAGCGGGCGTCGGGCGCGGACGGATTCGAGACCTCGCGGGACACGTCGACGCTCGCTCCGGGACTCACGTTGACCGAGTTCGACCGCTACGAACCGGAAGGCTGGCTGCGCGGTGATGTGCTCACCGCGGACTTGGCCGGTTCCGGGTTGCGGCCCGAGTACCTGAGTCCGGGTGCGGCCTCGGCGCGTGCTCCGCTGGCCGAGCAGCTCTCGGGTGCGATCGCCGGGGTCAACGGAGATTTCTTCGACATCGACGCCTCCGGTGCGCCGCTCGGCGCGGCGATGTCGGACGGTGAGCTGCTCAGCGCACCCGCCGCCGGGCACAACGACGTGGCCGCGGTCGGCGGTGCCCGAGCAGCCGGGCGCTTGATGCAGGTGTTCCTGGCGGCCGAGCTGACCCGCGCGGACGGCACGGTCACACCGATCACCGACCTGAACGCGCCGACGATCGCGCCGGACGGCATCGGCCTCTACACGCCGTACTGGGGCGATGCTTCCCGCGGATCGGTGGTGGACGGACGTGCGCCGGTCGTGGAAGTGGAGGTGGCCGGTGACGTGGTCACCCAGGTGCGCCCCGCCCCGGCGGAAGGTCCGGTTCCCGGCGGCGCGGTGCGCTTGCTCGGGGTCGGCGGCGGAGCCGAGGCGCTCGGTTCGCTGCGACCGGGTGACCGGGTCGACGTCCACTACCGTCCCCGCGAGCAGGGCGCGGACGTGGTGGTCGGGGGCAACAAGGTGCTGCTGCGCGGGGGAGAGGTGCAGCAGGTCGACGACGTGGCGCTGCACCCGCGCACGGCCGTGGGGTTCTCCGCGGACGGCACCAGGATGTGGCTGGTCACGATCGACGGCAGGCAGGCCGACAGCCGCGGCGCGACGGAGCGGGAACTCGCCGAGCGGCTGCGCGCCCTGGGAGCGGCCGACGCGATCAACCTGGACGGGGGCGGATCGTCGACGTTGCTGGCGCGGGAGCGCGGTGCCGCCGCCGCGGGCGTGCACAACTCGCCGTCGGACGGTGAGCTGCGCCCGGTGCCCAACGGGATCGGGTTCTCCACCGCGCCGGGCAGCGGGCGGCTGCGCGGATTCCGCGTCGAACCGTCCGACGGCACGCGGGTGCTGTCCGGGCTCACCCGGCGCCTGACGGCGCACGGCCACGATGAGACCGGGGCCCCGGTGGCGGCGGACCCGGCGTGGTCGGCCTCGCCGGGCGGGGGCCGCGTGGACGGCGGAGTCCTGCGCGCGGGACGGCCGGGGACCAGCACGGTCACCGCGAGCGCCCCGGGAGGCTCGGGATCGGCCGAGCTGACCGTGCTCGGAAGGCCCGTCCGGATCAGCGCGGACACCGCACGGGTGGAGCTGCCCGCGGAGGGCGCGCGGGGCCGGTTCCAGGTGCTCGGCCATGACGCGGACGGTTTCGCGACCTGGGTGGAGCCGGCGGACGTGCGGCTGGAGTACGACCGGCGGGCGGTGCGGATCGAGCCGGACGGGGACGGTTTCGCGGTGACGGCGCTGTCGCCGTCGGCGAGTTCCGCGGTGACGGCGCGGGTGGGCGATCAGGTCACGCACCTGGGCGTCACCACCGGCTCCCGGCCGGAACCGCTGGCGCCGCTGGACGGACCCGCGGGCTGGAACGCCACGGCTTTCCCGGCATCGGTGCGCGCATCGTTGAGCGAGGCGCCGGGGCGCGCGGGAACTCCCGGCCTGGCCTTGGACTACGCGCTCACCGGCAGCACGACGACGCGCGCCGCCTACGTCAACGCCGATGCGCCGCTGCCGCTGCCACCGGGGACGCAGCGCGTGGGGGTGTGGGTGAACGGCGACGGGAACGGCGCGTGGTTGCGCGGCACCGTCGAGGACGCGGCGGGCGTGGCCACCACGGTGGACCTGGCGCGGAACGTGGATTGGACGGGCTGGCGCTACGTGGAGGCCCCGCTGCCCACCGGGACGTCCGGCGCGTTGCGGTGGCAACGGCTGTACGCGGTCGAACCCGACGGCGCGCGGCAGTACGCCGGGAGGTTGGTGTTCGACGAGCTGACCGCGCGGGTCGCGCCCGACGTGGCGGTCCCGCCGAACCCGCGGCCGCGGGATCCCTCGGTGGTGCAGGACGCGACGTTGCCGCCTGCTCCGGGAGCGGCCCGGATCGCGGTGGTCAGCGACGCCCAGTTCACCGCTGACGATCCGGACGGCCCGCTGGTGGCGTTGGCGCGGCGGTCGCTGCGCGAAGCGGTGGCCGCGCGGCCGGACGCGTTGGTGATCAACGGGGATCTGGTGGATCGGGGCATCGCGGCCGATTTCGACCTGGCCCGCCAGGTGATCGATTCGGAGGTGGGCGGCCGGGTGCCCTGGTACTACGTGCCGGGCAACCACGAGGCGTCCGGGCCGGGTGATCTCAGCGAGTTCACGGCCGAGTTCGGTGCGACCCACCAGGTCGCCGACGTCGCGGGCAGCCGCGCGGTGCTGCTGGACTCCTCGGCTGGGTCGCTGCTCGGCGGCGGGTTCGACCAGGTGCGGATGCTGCGGTCGGCGCTGGACGAGGCGTCGGAGGATTCGCGGATCCATTCGGTCTCGGTGTTCCTGCACCACCCGCCGGACGATCCGGGGCCGGGCGAGGCGTCCCAGCTCTCCGATCCGAAGGAAGCTGACCTGATCACCCGCTGGCTGGCCGATTTCGAGCGGGAGACGGGGAAATCCGCCGCGCTGGTGTCGGGGCACGCTGGCGTCTTCCATTCGTCCACGGTGGACGGCGTGCAGGTGGAGGTGAACGGCAACTCGGGCAAGCAGCCCGCGGCCGCCCCCGGAGACGGTGGCTTCACCGGGTGGAGCCTGCTGCGGATCGATCCCTCCGATCGGAGCGGCCCGGTGCGGTGGGAGACGCGTCCGCACGTCGATCGGCTCGAACTGGCAGTGCCGCCGGTGGCGGTGGGAGCCGACGTACCGGTGGAGGCCGACGTGGTCCAGGGAGATCGGGTGGTGCCGGTGCGATATCCGGTGAGCGCGGACTGGGAAGGCGGCCGGTCGGTGCACGTCGGGCGGCCCGACGAGGCGGCTCCGGGCTCGGTCGCCGCCTTCGATCCGGCCACCGGGGCGCTGACCGGGCTGCGGCCGGGGCGGGCCGAACTGAGCGTGATGATCAATGGGGTGAAGAAGACCACCGAGTTCACGGTCACTCGGAAGTGA